The Opitutales bacterium region CAGCTGAGGACGGGATTCAGGGACTGAACCTAGTGCGTCAACGCGTCCCTAGCCTCATCATCCTCGACCTCATGTTACCACGCATGGATGGGCTGAGCGTCTGCGAAGAGGTGCGCAGTACTTTCAAGACGCGGGACATACCCGTCATCATGCTCACTGCCCAGGACAGCCAAGGGCAAGTCATCAACGGTTTGAGTCGTGGGGCCGACGACTACGTGACCAAGCCATTCTCCATGCGAGAGCTCGTGGCTCGCTCTCGTGCGGTGTTGAAGCGTGGAACCTTTGCCGATGCGGACGCAGTGCCCTTACAAATCGGTGCGCTTCTGTTGTCTAAGGAAGAACAGACGGCGGTGATTCGTGGAAAGGATGTCCACCTGACTCCGACTGAGTTTAAATTGCACAGCCATCCCATAAGGCCTGATGGCGGAGATCAGGGGTGAGTATTGATCGGCTGTAGCGGTTGATCGTGTCT contains the following coding sequences:
- a CDS encoding response regulator transcription factor, with product MAGPIEIVIIEDEVDILAPLQYCFEAEGFVVHTAEDGIQGLNLVRQRVPSLIILDLMLPRMDGLSVCEEVRSTFKTRDIPVIMLTAQDSQGQVINGLSRGADDYVTKPFSMRELVARSRAVLKRGTFADADAVPLQIGALLLSKEEQTAVIRGKDVHLTPTEFKLHSHPIRPDGGDQG